A genome region from Nitrospira sp. includes the following:
- the mnmE gene encoding tRNA uridine-5-carboxymethylaminomethyl(34) synthesis GTPase MnmE, with product MHGALDDTICAIATPPGEGGIGVVRISGLHALDIASRVVHLRSGKSLHALRTHVMALADVGSPGAARAVPHETESRPHAVFDEALVVLMKGPHSYTGEDVVEVQCHGGPVVLDQLCRGLMSAGARLAMPGEFTKRAFLNGRLDLAQAEAVLDTIRAKTVRSLAIAQSQRRGELSREAEEIRSALVVALAHIEAALDFAEEDIAFVRQDELLRLLDETVIKLRRLVRSGQEGRIWREGAAVAILGRPNVGKSSLMNALLQSDRAIVTPIPGTTRDMLEEVVSIHGIPVRLFDTAGIRATDDPVEAEGIRRSHLAWEDADLALILLDGSQPLTESDRLLLRRQEAAQALLVVNKCDLPSRISKEDLSRACPVNAGVLEISAKMQIGLDGLRDAISHRLMPGHLEPQEAVLVTNLRHATAFERALQAVEQARQSVDAGCAGELVAMDLRIAADALGEITGAITTDEILERIFSEFCIGK from the coding sequence ATGCATGGCGCGCTGGACGATACGATCTGTGCTATCGCCACCCCTCCCGGCGAAGGGGGAATCGGGGTTGTCCGCATCAGCGGACTTCACGCCCTTGATATCGCTTCTCGAGTCGTTCACCTCCGGTCCGGCAAATCCCTTCACGCCCTTCGAACTCATGTCATGGCGCTGGCAGATGTTGGCTCGCCGGGTGCAGCTCGTGCCGTTCCTCATGAGACCGAATCACGCCCGCATGCGGTGTTTGATGAGGCGCTCGTGGTTCTGATGAAAGGGCCGCATTCGTATACCGGAGAAGATGTTGTCGAGGTGCAGTGCCATGGTGGGCCGGTGGTGCTGGATCAGTTGTGCCGGGGCTTGATGTCGGCAGGGGCCAGGTTGGCTATGCCGGGCGAGTTTACCAAACGAGCCTTTCTCAATGGACGGCTGGATCTTGCGCAGGCCGAGGCCGTGCTCGATACGATTCGCGCGAAAACTGTACGAAGCCTGGCGATTGCCCAATCGCAACGGCGCGGCGAGTTGTCCCGTGAGGCGGAGGAGATCCGGTCGGCCTTGGTGGTGGCGTTGGCGCATATCGAGGCCGCGCTGGATTTTGCGGAGGAGGATATTGCATTCGTTCGCCAGGACGAGCTTCTGCGCCTTCTTGATGAGACCGTGATCAAGCTGCGGCGGTTGGTGCGGTCCGGGCAGGAAGGACGAATCTGGAGAGAAGGCGCCGCAGTGGCGATTCTGGGGCGCCCAAACGTCGGGAAGTCGAGCTTGATGAACGCCCTGCTGCAGAGCGACCGAGCGATCGTCACGCCGATCCCCGGCACGACGCGGGACATGTTGGAAGAGGTCGTTAGTATCCATGGCATTCCGGTTCGGCTCTTCGACACGGCCGGTATCCGGGCAACGGACGACCCAGTCGAAGCCGAAGGCATTCGTCGGAGCCACCTCGCATGGGAAGACGCGGATTTGGCGCTGATTCTGTTGGACGGTTCTCAACCGTTGACGGAGAGTGATCGGCTGTTGCTCCGTCGTCAGGAGGCCGCGCAGGCGTTGTTGGTCGTGAATAAGTGCGACCTGCCGTCTCGTATCTCGAAAGAAGACCTTAGCCGTGCCTGCCCGGTGAACGCCGGTGTGCTTGAAATCTCTGCAAAAATGCAGATCGGGCTGGATGGCTTGCGTGATGCGATCAGTCACCGGTTGATGCCTGGTCATTTGGAGCCCCAAGAGGCGGTTCTGGTCACCAATCTCCGGCATGCCACCGCGTTCGAACGCGCCCTGCAAGCTGTTGAGCAGGCCAGGCAGTCGGTAGACGCAGGATGTGCCGGCGAATTGGTGGCCATGGATCTTCGCATTGCCGCCGACGCCTTGGGAGAAATCACCGGCGCCATTACCACCGACGAAATTCTGGAACGGATTTTCTCCGAGTTTTGTATCGGAAAATGA